One Hevea brasiliensis isolate MT/VB/25A 57/8 chromosome 5, ASM3005281v1, whole genome shotgun sequence genomic region harbors:
- the LOC110644495 gene encoding pentatricopeptide repeat-containing protein At3g05340 — MKSKWVIHKLNSHLPSSVNSVLSLFKTQIHQVQSSKSSTFVLNHVDISLLLSVSGREGYFHLGSSIHASIIKNHEFLLLQNHSIFRNVLVIWNSLLSMYTKCGVACDAAKLFDHMPMRDTVSWNTMISGFLRNGDFDTGFGLFKQMRESGFYQLDQATLTTILSAFDRPELSFANKMIHSLVFLNGFEREITVGNALVTSYFKCGCSSFGRQVFDEMLERNVVTWTAIISGLSQNELFEDSLRLFVKMRHGMVEPNFLTYLSSLMVCSGLQALGEGRQIHGLVWKLGIQSDLCIESALMDMYSKCGSLEDAWRIFESAVELDEVSMTVILVGFAQNGFEEEAIQFFVKMVKAGTEVDPNMVSAVLGVFGVDTSLGLGQQIHSLVIKRSFGSNRFVGNGLINMYSKCGELQDSIKVFSKMPQRNSVSWNSMIAAFARHGDGFRALQLYEEMRQEGVEPTDVTFLSLLHACSHGGLVDKGMEFLKSMTEVFRISPRTEHYACVVDMLGRAGLLNEAKTFIEGLPMKPDVLICQALLGACSIHGNTEVGKYAAEQLFLLEPDNPVPYVLLANIYSSEGRWKERAWTIKRMKEIGVVKETGMSWIEIDKKVHSFVVEDKMHPQAVIIYGVLAGLFRLMKDEGYKPDKRFILYYLDQDVKHN; from the coding sequence ATGAAATCCAAATGGGTCATTCATAAGTTGAATTCCCATCTTCCCTCTTCGGTAAACTCTGTGCTGTCTCTATTCAAAACGCAAATCCACCAGGTCCAGTCTTCAAAGTCTTCAACTTTTGTCCTCAATCACGTAGATATAAGCCTTCTCTTATCTGTCTCTGGAAGGGAAGGTTACTTCCATCTAGGTTCTTCCATTCATGCCTCCATTATCAAAAACCATGAATTTTTACTACTCCAGAACCATTCCATTTTCCGAAATGTCCTTGTTATTTGGAACTCTCTCCTTTCTATGTATACAAAATGCGGGGTCGCTTGCGATGCTGCTAAATTGTTTGATCATATGCCTATGAGAGATACTGTCTCATGGAATACAATGATTTCCGGGTTTTTAAGGAATGGGGACTTTGATACGGGTTTTGGGCTTTTTAAACAAATGCGAGAATCAGGTTTCTATCAGTTGGATCAAGCAACTTTAACCACGATATTATCGGCTTTTGATAGGCCTGAGCTTAGTTTTGCCAACAAAATGATACACTCTTTGGTGTTTTTAAATGGTTTTGAGCGAGAAATAACAGTAGGGAATGCATTGGTCACATCATATTTCAAATGTGGGTGTTCTAGTTTCGGGAGGCAGGTCTTTGATGAGATGCTTGAAAGGAATGTTGTTACTTGGACAGCTATAATATCAGGGCTATCACAAAATGAATTGTTCGAGGATAGTTTGAGGTTATTTGTGAAAATGCGTCATGGAATGGTAGAACCCAATTTTTTGACATACTTGAGTTCATTGATGGTGTGTTCTGGTTTGCAGGCATTAGGGGAAGGGCGTCAAATTCATGGACTTGTATGGAAATTGGGAATTCAATCAGATTTGTGCATTGAGAGTGCATTAATGGACATGTATTCAAAATGTGGAAGTCTGGAAGATGCATGGAGGATTTTTGAATCTGCAGTCGAGCTTGATGAGGTTTCCATGACTGTAATTCTTGTGGGTTTTGCACAGAATGGGTTTGAGGAAGAAGCCATACAATTTTTTGTAAAAATGGTGAAGGCAGGAACTGAGGTTGATCCAAACATGGTTTCTGCTGTTCTTGGGGTGTTTGGTGTGGATACCTCGTTGGGTCTTGGCCAGCAAATACATTCATTGGTTATAAAACGAAGCTTTGGTTCTAATCGCTTCGTTGGCAATGGGCTCATTAATATGTACTCAAAGTGTGGAGAGTTGCAGGATTCAATCAAAGTCTTCAGCAAAATGCCACAGAGGAATTCTGTCTCCTGGAACTCTATGATTGCTGCTTTTGCTCGCCATGGGGATGGCTTTAGAGCACTGCAATTGTATGAAGAGATGAGACAGGAAGGAGTAGAACCAACAGATGTTACTTTTCTCTCATTGCTTCATGCTTGTAGTCATGGAGGCTTAGTTGACAAGGGCATGGAATTCTTAAAATCTATGACTGAAGTTTTCAGAATTAGTCCTAGAACAGAGCACTATGCTTGTGTTGTTGACATGTTGGGCAGGGCAGGGCTTCTCAATGAAGCTAAGACTTTCATTGAGGGGTTGCCTATGAAGCCCGATGTGCTTATTTGTCAAGCTTTGCTTGGAGCATGTAGCATTCATGGAAATACTGAAGTGGGGAAATATGCAGCAGAGCAGTTGTTTTTATTAGAACCCGACAATCCAGTGCCATATGTTTTGTTGGCAAATATATACTCTAGTGAAGGTAGATGGAAAGAAAGAGCATGGACTATTAAgagaatgaaagaaattggggtgGTAAAAGAAACAGGTATGAGTTGGATTGAGATTGACAAGAAAGTGCACAGCTTCGTTGTTGAGGACAAAATGCATCCCCAAGCTGTTATCATATATGGGGTTTTAGCAGGGTTATTTAGACTTATGAAAGATGAAGGTTATAAACCAGATAAGAGGTTTATTCTGTATTACTTGGATCAAGATGTCAAGCACAACTAA